A DNA window from Polyodon spathula isolate WHYD16114869_AA chromosome 18, ASM1765450v1, whole genome shotgun sequence contains the following coding sequences:
- the mettl22 gene encoding methyltransferase-like protein 22 codes for MDAITFRSDTVLSDIHLLQPNTQHLMVRLNAVGQPVFVSQFKILWDSEQLDCSESPPPSYTDQPPPENTADCGLPEQEREGVDEENEEEEGEDGWRRSGSLELLLDEDGDLDVVRRPRGGDALGRDRIYPIILSKGEEAASDRDELEESDRSVIKIEHTMATPLEDVGKQVWRGAFLMADFILSHRDLFQGCTVLELGAGTGVTSIIMATVAKKVYCTDVGQDLLSMCERNVALNKHILESADGEVKVCELDWMRDDFCTDPEVEFSWTEDEVADLHDNTTVLIAADVCYDDDLTDGLFRTLYRIMSNLRHPCTLYFSIEKRLNFTLQHMDVSCEAYDHFRSCLSDLKNITDGKRIFTLEPVPLCFPQFLIYERIKQLELWKITSSHPDQMKATPAV; via the exons ATGGATGCCATTACGTTCAGGAGCGACACTGTGCTGTCAGACATCCACCTGCTCCAGCCCAACACCCAGCACCTCATGGTGAGGCTGAACGCGGTCGGACAGCCAG TTTTTGTATCGCAGTTCAAGATTCTGTGGGATAGTGAGCAACTGGACTGCAGTGAGTCTCCCCCTCCATCATACACTGATCAGCCACCTCCAGAAAACACTGCAGACTGTGGATTACCCgagcaggagagagagggg GTGGACGAGGAGAatgaggaggaggaaggggaggaTGGATGGCGGCGGTCCGGGAGTCTGGAGCTTCTGCTGGACGAGGATGGAGATCTGGACGTGGTCAGAAGGCCGAGGGGGGGAGACGCCCTTGGGAGGGACAGGATCTATCCCATAATCCTGAGCAAAGGGGAGGAGGCAGCCAGCGACAGGGACGAGCTGGAAGAGAGTGACCGCAGTGTCATCAAGATCG AACATACGATGGCCACTCCACTAGAAGATGTTGGGAagcag GTTTGGCGAGGAGCTTTTCTCATGGCTGACTTCATCTTGTCTCACCGGGACCTGTTCCAGGGCTGCACCGTGCTGGAGCTGGGAGCCGGCACGGGGGTTACCAGCATCATCATGGCGACGGTTGCCAAGAAGGTCTACTGCACAG atgttggTCAAGACTTGCTGAGCATGTGCGAGAGAAACGTGGCTTTAAACAAGCATATCCTGGAGTCAGCAG atgggGAAGTGAAAGTTTGTGAGCTGGACTGGATGAGAGATGATTTCTGCACTG atcCAGAGGTGGAATTCAGCTGGACAGAAGACGAGGTGGCAGATCTACACGACAACACCACCGTGCTGATAGCAGCGGACG tgtgcTACGACGACGACCTGACGGATGGCTTATTTAGGACTCTGTACAGAATCATGAGCAACTTGAGACACCCCTGCactctttatttttctattgagAAAAG GCTGAACTTCACGCTGCAGCACATGGACGTGTCATGCGAGGCGTATGATCATTTCCGCTCCTGTCTGTCCGACTTGAAAAACATCACAGATGGCAAAAGGATCTTCACCCTAGAGCCTGTTCCGCTCTGCTTCCCACAGTTCCTCATCTATGAACGCATCAAACAGCTG GAGCTGTGGAAAATCACTTCTTCACATCCTGATCAGATGAAAGCTACTCCAGCAGTGTGA
- the dnase1 gene encoding deoxyribonuclease-1 — translation MLLVACVERASCSLLIGAFNIRSFGDNKASNITLMDIIVKVVQRYDIILIQEVRDSDLSATNTLMRKLNSGSQHVYRHIVSDPLGRSTYTERYLFIYRDERVSVIDSYHYDDGCEPCGNDTFNREPFVVKFSSPHAGTCCTHSFIFLTTSVREFAIVPQHTSPSDAVQEIDALYDVCMDLVSRWQTDNILLMGDFNAGCSYVTPSNWPRIRLRTDPQFQWLIPDSADTTVTETHCPYDRIVASGSAMKNTVSPGSAVVYDFQTVLKLTQDQVRVSFSFLLLQLCLHANGI, via the exons ATGCTGCTGGTGGCCTGTGTGGAGAGGGCAAGCTGCTCACTGCTGATAGGCGCCTTCAACATCAGGTCCTTCGGGGACAATAAAGCATCCAACATCACTTTAATGGACATCATTGTGAAG GTTGTGCAGAGGTATGACATCATTCTCATTCAGGAAGTGCGTGACAGTGACCTGTCTGCCACAAATACCCTCATGAGGAAACTCAACAG TGGATCCCAGCATGTTTACCGTCACATAGTGAGTGATCCACTGGGACGGAGCACTTACACCGAGCGCTACCTCTTCATCTACAG AGATGAAAGGGTGTCGGTGATTGACAGCTATCACTATGACGACGGGTGTGAGCCCTGCGGCAACGACACCTTCAACAGAGAGCCTTTCGTGGTGAAGTTCTCCTCTCCTCACGCAGGTACCTGCTgcactcattcattcatttttttgacCACCT CGGTCAGAGAGTTTGCCATCGTACCCCAGCACACCTCGCCCAGCGATGCCGTGCAGGAAATCGATGCTCTCTACGACGTCTGCATGGATTTGGTGTCACGGTGGCAGACAGAC AACATTCTGCTGATGGGAGACTTCAATGCCGGCTGCTCCTATGTGACGCCCTCCAATTGGCCCCGGATCAGGCTGCGCACGGACCCCCAGTTCCAGTGGCTCATCCCAGACAGTGCAGACACCACCGTCACCGAAACACACTGCCCGTACGACAG GATCGTTGCCAGTGGATCAGCCATGAAGAACACAGTCTCTCCTGGGTCCGCCGTGGTTTACGATTTCCAGACCGTACTGAAATTAACTCAAGATCAAGTAAGGGTTTCCTTCTCATTTCTATTATTGCAGCTCTGCCTCCATGCAAATGGGATTTGA